A region of Subdoligranulum variabile DNA encodes the following proteins:
- the lon gene encoding endopeptidase La produces the protein MSEKVKVKIARNVIHLPAIALRGLVVFPNNVVHFEVGRPKSIAAIEAAMHSNSSVFLVAQREMDVEEPGLRDLYAYGVIAEIKQVLRVSDELVKVLVEGKTRARLVELVDGEKYLQATVRPVPVRGIGADKRTQTEALVRSLKECFENYLSYSPQISKDVVYNIVTATSPLYLSEYMPANLLLKYEDKQAILNESTLLGRLEKLLTLLRQECQVLEIERDLDDKVNAQMDKGQREYYLREQMHIISEELGDAEDTRAEAEEYRKKIEALKLDSESTEKLLKECDRLSRMQGNSAESGVIRSYLDACLALPWHITTEDNLDQNHARKVLDREHYGLQKVKERILELLAVRKLNTDVKGQIVCLVGPPGVGKTSIAHSVAECMGRKFARMSLGGVHDEAEIRGHRRTYIGAMPGRIISAITTAKSSNPVILLDEIDKLAGDYKGDPSSALLEVLDPEQNCTFKDNYLDIPFDLSEVLFITTANDASTIPGPLYDRMDVIELPSYTRTEKFNIAKRHLLPKQLKNNGLEGRVTLTSSALYEIIDGYTREAGVRTLERTITSVLRKCAQRIAAGEKEKISVSASTVKALLGPEKVKPTFISRKDSVGIANGLAWTSVGGEMLPVEVAVIPGGSGKIEITGSLGDVMKESAKLAISYARVHGEEYGITADRLKNVDIHIHAPEGAVPKDGPSAGVTLTTALISALSGIPVRHDLAMTGEITLHGNVLPIGGLKEKSMAAFREGISTVLIPKENESDLFEVDAEVKQKIHFIPVEHLSQVLKQALLLPGHSSSRGTHTVPQATNLIANDKSTKEPATVM, from the coding sequence ATGTCTGAAAAAGTCAAAGTCAAAATCGCTCGGAACGTGATTCATCTGCCGGCTATTGCGCTGCGCGGTCTGGTTGTGTTCCCTAACAACGTTGTCCATTTTGAGGTTGGACGCCCCAAATCCATTGCTGCCATCGAGGCGGCCATGCACAGCAACAGCAGTGTGTTCCTGGTAGCGCAGCGCGAAATGGATGTGGAAGAGCCCGGCCTGCGGGATCTGTATGCCTATGGCGTGATTGCGGAAATCAAGCAGGTGCTGCGCGTTTCGGATGAACTGGTCAAAGTTCTGGTAGAAGGCAAAACCCGCGCTCGCCTTGTGGAACTGGTTGATGGGGAAAAGTATTTGCAGGCAACCGTTCGGCCCGTCCCTGTGCGGGGAATTGGCGCCGACAAACGAACCCAGACAGAAGCGCTGGTCCGCAGCCTGAAAGAATGCTTTGAAAATTATCTTTCTTACAGTCCTCAGATTTCCAAGGATGTAGTGTACAACATTGTAACCGCCACCAGTCCGTTGTACCTCAGCGAATACATGCCGGCCAATCTCCTGCTCAAATACGAGGACAAACAGGCGATCCTGAATGAATCCACGTTGCTGGGACGTTTGGAAAAACTGCTGACGTTACTTCGGCAGGAATGCCAGGTTCTGGAAATCGAGCGTGATCTGGACGATAAGGTCAATGCCCAGATGGACAAAGGCCAGCGGGAATACTATCTGCGGGAGCAGATGCACATTATCAGCGAAGAGTTAGGGGACGCAGAGGATACTCGCGCCGAAGCAGAAGAATATCGCAAAAAAATCGAGGCCCTGAAGCTCGACAGTGAGTCCACCGAAAAACTGCTGAAAGAATGCGATCGCTTGTCCCGGATGCAGGGTAATTCTGCCGAGAGCGGCGTAATCCGCAGTTATCTGGATGCCTGCCTGGCGCTGCCCTGGCATATCACCACAGAGGACAATTTGGACCAGAACCATGCCCGTAAGGTTCTTGACAGGGAACACTACGGCCTGCAGAAGGTCAAAGAACGCATTTTGGAACTGCTGGCGGTTCGCAAGCTGAACACCGACGTGAAGGGACAGATTGTATGTCTCGTTGGCCCTCCGGGCGTAGGCAAGACCAGCATTGCTCATTCTGTTGCTGAGTGCATGGGACGTAAATTTGCCCGCATGAGCCTGGGCGGTGTACATGATGAAGCCGAGATCCGCGGTCATCGGCGTACTTATATAGGCGCCATGCCCGGTCGGATTATCAGTGCCATTACAACAGCCAAATCGTCCAACCCGGTGATTCTTCTGGATGAGATCGACAAACTGGCTGGCGATTATAAAGGCGATCCCTCCAGTGCGCTTTTGGAGGTACTCGATCCTGAGCAGAATTGCACTTTTAAGGACAACTATCTGGACATTCCTTTTGATCTGAGCGAAGTGCTGTTTATCACAACTGCTAATGATGCATCCACCATTCCCGGCCCGCTTTACGACCGTATGGACGTCATCGAGCTACCGAGTTATACCCGTACTGAAAAATTCAATATCGCCAAGCGGCATCTGCTGCCCAAACAGCTGAAAAACAACGGCCTGGAAGGCCGCGTCACGCTGACCTCCAGCGCGCTGTATGAGATCATTGACGGATATACTCGTGAAGCCGGTGTACGTACTCTGGAGCGGACTATAACATCCGTGCTGCGCAAGTGCGCCCAGCGTATTGCTGCGGGGGAAAAAGAAAAAATCAGCGTCTCTGCATCCACCGTCAAAGCCCTCCTTGGTCCTGAGAAAGTGAAGCCCACTTTTATCTCCCGCAAGGACTCCGTTGGAATTGCGAACGGTCTGGCCTGGACTAGCGTCGGCGGTGAAATGCTGCCTGTGGAAGTTGCCGTTATCCCGGGTGGCTCCGGCAAGATTGAAATCACCGGCAGCCTGGGCGATGTGATGAAGGAAAGTGCCAAGCTGGCCATCAGCTATGCCCGTGTCCACGGCGAAGAATACGGTATTACGGCAGACCGGCTGAAAAATGTGGATATCCATATTCATGCGCCGGAAGGAGCTGTACCAAAGGACGGTCCCTCTGCCGGTGTCACGTTGACCACTGCTCTGATTTCCGCTTTGTCCGGCATCCCGGTGCGTCACGACCTTGCCATGACTGGTGAGATCACACTGCACGGCAATGTGCTGCCCATCGGCGGATTGAAGGAGAAAAGTATGGCCGCTTTCCGGGAGGGGATCTCTACGGTTCTGATTCCAAAAGAGAACGAAAGCGATCTCTTCGAGGTCGACGCTGAGGTAAAACAAAAAATCCACTTTATCCCGGTGGAGCATCTCTCCCAGGTGCTCAAGCAGGCACTGTTGCTGCCGGGGCATTCTTCCTCCCGCGGTACGCATACCGTGCCGCAGGCTACCAACCTGATTGCCAACGATAAGTCGACAAAAGAACCCGCCACGGTCATGTGA
- a CDS encoding DUF4358 domain-containing protein gives MKKLLPILLCAAILLAGCSKSGDSETTSSGSEASSVSEAVSSEETSEAASDSASQGSEAEEVAQTENLDSAVAALEAVNPINNPMAYSDFDVENTLMLNKDNLVAYKGDVSNTQSDCGLVFVAQAKEGKAEEVESELQAYKESLTANNLYAEFADLTALAKDARIVRNGNYVAMVIASVDVGDYTEIDKVLETALNF, from the coding sequence ATGAAAAAATTACTTCCGATTCTTTTGTGCGCGGCGATTCTTTTGGCCGGCTGCAGCAAGTCTGGAGATTCTGAAACGACTTCTTCCGGCAGCGAGGCTTCTTCTGTTTCCGAGGCTGTAAGTTCCGAGGAAACATCGGAGGCGGCTTCTGATTCCGCGTCCCAGGGTTCCGAGGCCGAGGAAGTAGCTCAGACGGAGAATCTCGACAGTGCTGTCGCTGCGCTGGAGGCCGTCAACCCCATCAACAATCCGATGGCGTACAGTGATTTTGATGTAGAGAACACCTTGATGCTGAATAAGGACAACCTTGTGGCGTACAAGGGCGATGTGAGCAATACGCAGTCTGATTGTGGACTGGTTTTTGTGGCACAGGCCAAGGAGGGCAAGGCCGAAGAGGTAGAATCCGAACTGCAGGCCTATAAAGAGAGTCTGACCGCCAACAATCTGTATGCTGAGTTTGCCGATCTGACCGCGCTTGCGAAAGATGCGCGTATTGTCCGAAACGGGAATTATGTTGCGATGGTGATTGCCAGTGTCGATGTAGGCGACTATACCGAGATCGATAAAGTATTGGAAACGGCATTGAATTTCTGA
- a CDS encoding spore germination protein, with amino-acid sequence MIWCDYLLTQSMVPAEPAPAEDWTSFVELLCNGMTLLLIDGCRRAVAFSTQEMPQRSISTPTGEGNMRGSQEAFTELLRNNISLLRRQFRTETLIVEIQTAHTRSKTEYCICYDRALAPKETVDALREKLSSVELPVLLDSAYFASFLKQDKLNLFPAAAYTERPATACARLCEGKIVVMVSGCPYALVVPSFFAEHFECLDDYASGAVFSGLIRILKYLAFLLSVFGPGLYVMAVSFAPEIIPIQMLTKLTQAEVSTPLPPMLEMLSVTLLLEIVREAGLRAPQSISHTVSLVGALIIGETAVSAGIVSVPILTMAAAATVATLAVPSLYEQSILFRFAVILLSGSFGVLGLACAALVILAMACGSEPFGYDYLYPLMPLSRTSWRDGFVRSIWSDLSRFGEVIGKDET; translated from the coding sequence ATGATCTGGTGCGATTATCTGCTTACCCAAAGTATGGTTCCCGCGGAACCGGCTCCCGCGGAAGACTGGACTTCTTTTGTGGAACTGCTGTGCAACGGAATGACGCTGCTTCTGATTGACGGCTGTCGCCGCGCCGTGGCGTTTTCCACCCAGGAGATGCCACAGCGGTCTATCAGCACTCCTACAGGCGAAGGAAATATGCGAGGCTCCCAGGAGGCTTTTACAGAATTGCTCCGGAACAATATCTCTCTTTTGCGAAGGCAGTTTCGCACGGAAACACTCATTGTAGAAATTCAGACCGCCCATACTCGATCCAAAACCGAATATTGTATATGCTATGACCGTGCATTGGCGCCCAAAGAGACCGTAGATGCTTTGCGGGAAAAGTTGTCCTCTGTCGAGTTGCCGGTTTTGTTGGACAGTGCCTACTTTGCTTCTTTTTTGAAACAGGACAAACTGAATCTTTTTCCGGCAGCCGCCTACACAGAACGGCCAGCGACTGCCTGTGCCCGCCTATGCGAAGGAAAAATTGTTGTCATGGTTTCCGGATGCCCTTATGCACTTGTTGTCCCCAGTTTTTTTGCGGAGCACTTTGAATGTCTGGACGACTACGCATCCGGCGCTGTTTTTTCAGGGCTGATTCGGATTCTAAAGTATCTTGCCTTTCTACTTTCTGTATTTGGGCCGGGGCTCTATGTGATGGCAGTTTCTTTCGCACCGGAAATTATCCCTATCCAGATGTTGACCAAGCTGACCCAGGCTGAAGTCAGCACACCATTACCTCCTATGCTGGAAATGCTGAGTGTCACACTTCTGCTGGAGATTGTCCGGGAAGCCGGTCTGCGTGCGCCGCAATCCATAAGTCACACGGTAAGTCTTGTGGGTGCCTTGATCATAGGGGAGACGGCCGTTTCAGCCGGGATTGTCAGTGTTCCGATCCTCACAATGGCGGCAGCCGCCACCGTTGCCACACTGGCGGTCCCGTCGCTGTACGAGCAGTCCATCCTGTTCCGCTTTGCAGTCATACTCCTGTCTGGATCTTTCGGCGTTCTTGGGCTTGCCTGTGCAGCGCTTGTTATCCTTGCCATGGCCTGCGGCAGCGAGCCTTTTGGATATGACTACCTCTATCCACTGATGCCCCTGAGCCGTACAAGCTGGCGAGATGGATTTGTGCGAAGTATCTGGTCTGATCTTTCCAGGTTCGGGGAGGTGATTGGCAAGGATGAAACGTGA
- a CDS encoding Gx transporter family protein: MQNSKARSVALTAMLFALALALSWLESCVTPLLGLIPALKLGLSNIVVMYAILFLHTRTAVLLVVLKAAFAFLTRGVTAGFLSGCGGLVSLLVFVILLHLPFSVSGYLFCVCGALAHNLGQLAGACVLLSSSLALAYAPVLLVAGIVVGAVSNILTSALFKALPDALRKGMHKRSPFQSKNKIFS, encoded by the coding sequence GTGCAGAATTCCAAAGCAAGATCTGTAGCATTGACGGCCATGCTGTTTGCGTTGGCCCTTGCTCTTTCCTGGCTGGAGTCATGCGTCACACCGCTTCTGGGACTTATTCCGGCCCTGAAACTGGGACTTTCCAACATTGTGGTCATGTATGCGATTCTCTTTCTGCACACACGTACCGCTGTTTTACTTGTTGTTCTCAAAGCGGCGTTTGCTTTTCTGACTCGCGGGGTGACTGCCGGGTTTCTTTCCGGCTGTGGCGGATTGGTTTCTTTACTGGTATTTGTGATTTTGCTTCACCTTCCTTTTTCGGTAAGCGGCTATTTATTCTGTGTGTGCGGTGCGCTGGCACATAATCTGGGCCAGCTGGCAGGAGCCTGTGTTTTGCTTTCCAGTTCCCTGGCTCTGGCCTATGCACCGGTCCTACTTGTGGCCGGAATTGTGGTGGGAGCAGTAAGTAATATTCTGACTTCTGCTCTTTTCAAGGCACTGCCCGACGCTCTGCGAAAGGGAATGCATAAAAGATCTCCATTCCAAAGTAAAAATAAGATTTTTTCTTAA
- a CDS encoding diacylglycerol/lipid kinase family protein yields the protein MLPQIRAAADRAGVTPSVVVTRRAGHAREVAAACAESGEEVRIYACGGDGTLNEILQGAAGHSQVSVGCIPCGSGNDYVRNFGTPSDFLDLDAQLSALSYPADLIRTPQGYGIDIYAAGIDAQVANGIPKWRRVPLCGGTTAYTLSILEAICSSFRHTLRIRTDSEELEGTYMMLAICNAKMYGGGYCAAPYASMDDGLLDVVLLKPVPRLRLAGLLQSYRKGQHLTPDGQVTKPFSPYMTFFRTSSIDIQVLDARPLITTLDGECSPQMNLHAEVARRSIHILLPPKLAQNAPVLQAMGE from the coding sequence TTGCTGCCGCAAATCCGGGCTGCCGCGGATCGTGCCGGAGTTACGCCTTCCGTCGTGGTGACCCGCCGGGCGGGACACGCCCGAGAGGTTGCTGCCGCCTGTGCAGAGAGCGGGGAAGAAGTTCGCATCTATGCCTGTGGCGGTGATGGCACACTGAATGAAATTTTGCAGGGTGCCGCTGGTCATTCTCAGGTTTCTGTCGGATGTATTCCTTGCGGAAGCGGGAATGATTATGTTCGCAATTTTGGGACGCCGTCCGATTTTCTGGATCTGGATGCCCAGCTGTCGGCTCTGTCATATCCGGCTGATCTTATCCGCACGCCACAGGGCTATGGCATTGATATTTATGCTGCCGGAATTGATGCGCAGGTGGCTAACGGTATACCCAAATGGAGGCGCGTACCGCTGTGCGGCGGTACGACAGCCTATACGCTTTCCATTCTAGAGGCAATATGCAGTTCCTTCCGTCATACACTTCGTATCAGAACTGATTCCGAAGAGTTGGAGGGCACCTATATGATGCTTGCCATCTGTAATGCAAAGATGTACGGTGGCGGATATTGTGCCGCGCCTTACGCCAGCATGGATGACGGTTTGCTTGATGTGGTCCTGCTCAAACCGGTCCCCAGGCTTCGCCTGGCGGGGCTTTTACAATCCTATCGCAAGGGACAGCACCTTACTCCGGACGGTCAAGTTACCAAACCCTTTTCTCCTTACATGACCTTTTTTCGTACAAGTTCCATTGACATCCAGGTACTGGATGCTCGTCCATTGATTACTACACTGGACGGCGAATGTTCGCCCCAGATGAATCTGCACGCAGAGGTGGCGCGTCGCAGCATTCATATCTTGTTGCCGCCAAAACTCGCACAAAATGCGCCTGTACTCCAGGCTATGGGAGAGTAA
- a CDS encoding NADH peroxidase: MTKYVCTVCGYIAEGSIPEFCPVCKAPASKFIEKKDNTYVTEHVVGIAKDAPEEILQGLRENFNGECSEVGMYLAMSRVADREGYPEIAEAWKRYAFEEAEHASKFAELLGEVLTDSTKKNLQMRVDAECGACAGKMDIAKKAKELGLDAIHDTVHEMAKDEARHGRGMQGLLDRYFK, from the coding sequence ATGACGAAATATGTTTGCACCGTCTGCGGCTACATTGCCGAAGGTTCCATCCCTGAGTTCTGCCCCGTCTGCAAGGCGCCGGCTTCCAAGTTCATTGAAAAGAAAGATAACACCTATGTGACCGAGCATGTTGTCGGAATCGCCAAGGATGCTCCGGAGGAGATTCTCCAGGGTCTGCGCGAGAACTTCAACGGCGAGTGCAGCGAGGTCGGTATGTATCTGGCTATGAGCCGTGTTGCTGACCGCGAGGGCTACCCCGAAATCGCTGAGGCTTGGAAGCGCTACGCATTTGAGGAAGCCGAGCACGCTTCCAAGTTTGCTGAGCTGCTGGGCGAAGTGCTGACCGACAGCACCAAGAAGAACCTGCAGATGCGTGTGGATGCCGAGTGTGGCGCCTGCGCAGGCAAGATGGACATCGCCAAGAAGGCGAAGGAACTGGGCCTGGATGCCATCCATGACACTGTTCACGAAATGGCCAAAGACGAGGCTCGTCATGGCCGCGGCATGCAGGGCCTGCTGGACCGCTACTTCAAATAA
- a CDS encoding DUF421 domain-containing protein produces MQQVFLEVGQVALTSVFSLAMMFLITRWGGKRQIAQMSPFDYLNAVTVGSIAAEMATNLEAWYRPFTALLVYGIITWAVEVSACKSIALRTFWSGRSVILMNNGVILKENLRRATIDLNEFLGQARIAGYFDPNEIQTAILENNGQISFLPKSEIRPANPQDLGIAPDPTSAWYDLILDGRLLSDNLKAAGRDERWLDDQLHRMGIGQCKEVFYAACDKQGRFFACRGE; encoded by the coding sequence ATGCAGCAAGTATTTCTGGAGGTGGGGCAGGTAGCTCTGACCAGCGTTTTTTCTCTGGCAATGATGTTTCTGATCACACGCTGGGGCGGAAAACGCCAGATTGCACAAATGAGTCCATTTGACTATCTTAATGCCGTTACCGTCGGTTCCATTGCGGCGGAAATGGCCACCAATCTGGAGGCCTGGTATCGCCCGTTCACTGCCTTGCTGGTATATGGCATAATCACCTGGGCAGTGGAGGTTTCTGCCTGTAAAAGTATTGCATTACGGACTTTTTGGAGTGGTCGTTCGGTAATCCTCATGAACAACGGCGTCATTCTGAAAGAAAATCTACGGCGTGCCACCATCGATCTCAATGAATTCCTGGGACAAGCACGGATCGCCGGTTACTTTGATCCAAATGAGATTCAGACTGCCATTTTGGAAAACAACGGCCAGATCAGTTTTCTGCCTAAAAGTGAAATTCGCCCTGCCAATCCGCAGGATCTCGGAATCGCTCCGGACCCGACCAGTGCCTGGTATGACCTGATTCTGGATGGGCGTCTTCTTTCGGATAATTTAAAAGCGGCGGGCCGTGACGAGCGCTGGCTGGATGATCAGCTGCACCGTATGGGAATTGGGCAGTGTAAAGAAGTCTTCTATGCAGCGTGCGATAAGCAAGGCCGTTTTTTTGCTTGTCGTGGCGAATAA
- a CDS encoding DUF4363 family protein, protein MNRNWYAAFLLAVLIFLLYIAGRYVDNNTQTLTRELDVAYNLAVSGEYEQAKQAFQKAAQRSEENSPVWMLLIRRSLVDQLNQTLATIPSYVSAENVADLAVETARARTQAQQIRESFFSWF, encoded by the coding sequence TTGAATCGCAATTGGTATGCAGCATTTTTGCTGGCAGTGCTTATTTTCCTGCTGTACATCGCTGGGCGTTATGTGGATAACAACACACAAACTCTGACCCGGGAACTCGATGTCGCATATAATCTTGCTGTATCAGGAGAATACGAACAGGCCAAGCAGGCATTCCAGAAAGCAGCACAACGCAGCGAAGAAAACAGCCCAGTCTGGATGCTTCTGATCCGTCGCAGCCTTGTGGATCAGCTCAATCAAACACTGGCAACTATCCCCTCTTACGTATCTGCAGAAAATGTGGCAGATTTAGCGGTAGAGACTGCGCGTGCCCGTACCCAGGCACAGCAGATTCGGGAATCATTTTTCAGCTGGTTTTGA
- a CDS encoding DUF421 domain-containing protein has product MLSAIFRTIVVYATVVAALRLMGKRQLGELQPSELVTTLLVSNVASICIDEPDLPLLSSLVLIILLTSLEIFSSTLAYLNPTYARVLFGKPITVIRDGKIVQEALPRLRITAGDLMEALRGKDIFSPDEVLWAVVEPNGHISTATVKNSNQEKPMLPLLIDDQIYHDNLQALHLDEKWLDSALAKRGLDRRQVLLVLYNGKQLLLVQKKTTPKGGPERIL; this is encoded by the coding sequence ATGCTTTCAGCAATTTTTCGAACCATTGTCGTCTATGCTACCGTTGTGGCTGCACTGCGCCTGATGGGAAAACGCCAGTTGGGTGAGTTGCAGCCTTCAGAACTGGTGACAACGCTGTTGGTTTCCAATGTTGCGTCAATTTGTATCGATGAGCCGGATCTGCCATTACTATCCAGCCTGGTTCTGATTATTCTTCTGACGTCGCTGGAGATCTTCAGTTCTACGCTGGCGTATCTTAACCCTACCTATGCACGAGTCCTCTTCGGCAAACCAATCACGGTGATTCGCGACGGAAAAATTGTACAGGAGGCTCTGCCTCGTCTTCGCATCACGGCGGGAGATCTGATGGAGGCGTTGCGGGGGAAAGATATCTTTTCCCCCGATGAAGTTCTTTGGGCGGTCGTAGAACCAAACGGCCATATCAGCACCGCTACGGTAAAGAACAGCAACCAAGAAAAACCCATGCTTCCGTTACTGATTGATGATCAGATCTATCATGACAATCTGCAAGCACTGCACCTGGATGAAAAATGGCTGGATAGTGCTCTTGCTAAAAGAGGACTCGACCGTCGGCAGGTTCTTCTTGTCTTGTATAACGGAAAGCAACTACTGCTGGTACAAAAAAAGACCACCCCGAAGGGTGGTCCGGAAAGGATCCTGTGA
- a CDS encoding DHHW family protein translates to MSKVIYRKSGRRTVHPILLCAALLLFGFSLVNVVWPKRKLIELENRNAAELRAPTIADLLDGTWQQSFSSWMQDQFILRDQWINTQRAADEMVFQKVEEGGILLGKDHWMFTKLFTVDETTQKQLDKNIQAVSDFAAKYPGKVTFLLAPSASAIYPEMLPAGAPMVDEDSMLNDIFATIGQYAEVLDLRNTFTASKEEYLYFKTDHHWTPNGAYRAYEQFCKLKGLSPFDRTAHESVTINGFQGTHYSATRLWNVEDDSITYYPLDNQMTIFDVPSEAQFEANRTENLINTEKFETRDKYAAFLDGNNGYSVVEGNGTGSILVVKDSYANSFVPYLTENYAKIGVIDFRNFRYGLDSTIEKEGYDQVLILYNFQTFLADKNLINIIRPSSLQAS, encoded by the coding sequence ATGTCAAAGGTTATTTATCGGAAATCCGGTCGTCGAACGGTGCACCCGATCCTGCTTTGTGCGGCGCTGCTGCTCTTTGGTTTTTCTCTGGTGAATGTTGTCTGGCCCAAGCGAAAACTGATTGAATTGGAAAACAGAAACGCTGCGGAACTTCGCGCACCGACCATCGCTGATCTTCTGGATGGCACCTGGCAGCAATCTTTTTCTTCCTGGATGCAGGATCAGTTCATACTCCGCGATCAGTGGATTAACACCCAGCGCGCTGCGGATGAGATGGTTTTTCAGAAGGTGGAAGAGGGGGGGATCCTGCTGGGAAAGGATCACTGGATGTTCACCAAGCTATTTACGGTAGATGAGACCACACAGAAGCAGCTTGACAAAAATATCCAGGCAGTTTCGGACTTTGCAGCCAAATACCCCGGTAAGGTGACGTTTTTGCTGGCACCTTCTGCCAGCGCGATCTATCCGGAGATGCTTCCTGCCGGCGCCCCCATGGTGGACGAGGACAGTATGCTGAATGATATTTTCGCAACAATCGGTCAGTACGCGGAAGTACTGGATCTGAGGAATACCTTTACCGCCAGTAAAGAGGAATATCTTTATTTCAAAACAGACCATCACTGGACGCCCAACGGCGCGTATCGTGCGTATGAGCAATTCTGCAAGCTCAAAGGGCTTTCCCCGTTTGACCGCACTGCACACGAATCTGTTACCATCAATGGTTTCCAGGGAACACATTATTCTGCAACTCGTCTGTGGAATGTTGAGGATGACTCCATCACCTATTATCCGTTGGACAATCAAATGACTATTTTCGATGTTCCATCGGAAGCACAGTTTGAGGCAAACCGCACGGAAAATCTCATCAATACGGAAAAATTTGAAACGAGAGACAAGTATGCCGCTTTTCTGGATGGAAACAATGGCTATTCCGTGGTTGAAGGCAATGGGACCGGAAGCATTTTGGTTGTAAAGGATAGCTACGCCAACAGCTTTGTCCCTTACCTTACCGAAAATTATGCGAAAATTGGCGTAATCGATTTCCGCAATTTCCGGTATGGGTTGGATTCCACCATAGAAAAAGAAGGGTACGATCAAGTGTTGATCCTTTATAATTTCCAAACTTTCCTTGCCGATAAAAACCTGATCAACATTATCCGTCCCAGTTCCCTGCAAGCCTCCTGA
- a CDS encoding MBOAT family O-acyltransferase has translation MPLILCLILFNYVWGLVTASARARLRWLLPLIAVFVNLGVLVYFKYTNFLIETLNRIAGLGLSSLDIGDVLPLGISYYIFKIISYEVDVYTNKVKPEKNPITFASYVLFFPQLIVGPIVKYRDMAEQFHKRSDRCHLAQIEQGAELFVFGLAKKVILADSIGALWTDIIGNGGIGLANVSTPLAWLGILAYSLQLYFDFAGYSEMSNGLAAMLGFECPVNFDLPYISGSITEFWRRWHISLSSWFRDYIYIPLGGNRKGKPRQLFNMLLVWAATGIWHGASWNFICWGLYYFVLLTIEKLFLLKYLKKGRVWPHLYTLFLVVLGWGIFTANQPGAPLGLLMQKLFVPQSGISSIYYLRNYGVFLLLGCLCSSTVPRRLWHKIGRWMPLKVVLFAGLTVLCIAYVVAATNSTALYANF, from the coding sequence TTGCCGCTGATCCTATGCCTGATCCTATTCAATTATGTTTGGGGGCTGGTGACGGCATCGGCTCGGGCCAGATTGCGGTGGCTCCTGCCCCTGATAGCGGTTTTTGTCAATCTTGGGGTTCTTGTCTATTTCAAATATACCAATTTCCTGATTGAAACGTTGAATCGGATTGCGGGCCTCGGGCTTTCGTCGTTGGACATTGGAGATGTGCTTCCCCTTGGTATCAGCTATTACATCTTCAAGATCATCAGCTATGAGGTTGATGTCTATACAAATAAGGTCAAGCCTGAAAAAAATCCCATCACATTTGCCAGCTATGTGCTCTTCTTCCCGCAGTTGATTGTCGGCCCCATTGTGAAATACCGCGACATGGCGGAACAGTTTCACAAACGCTCTGACCGTTGTCATCTTGCACAGATCGAACAGGGAGCCGAGCTTTTTGTCTTTGGCCTTGCCAAAAAGGTGATTCTGGCAGATTCCATCGGCGCCTTGTGGACGGATATTATTGGAAATGGAGGCATTGGTCTGGCCAATGTTTCTACTCCCTTGGCGTGGCTGGGCATTCTTGCCTATTCCCTGCAGCTGTATTTTGATTTTGCCGGTTACAGTGAAATGAGCAATGGTCTGGCCGCTATGCTGGGGTTTGAATGCCCCGTCAACTTTGATTTACCGTACATTTCCGGGAGCATTACGGAATTCTGGCGGCGCTGGCACATCTCGCTTTCCAGCTGGTTCCGGGATTACATCTATATTCCTCTTGGGGGAAATCGCAAAGGAAAGCCCCGGCAATTGTTCAATATGCTGCTGGTTTGGGCAGCTACCGGGATATGGCATGGCGCCAGCTGGAATTTTATCTGCTGGGGGCTGTACTATTTTGTGCTGCTTACGATCGAAAAACTGTTCCTTTTGAAATATTTGAAGAAAGGCCGTGTTTGGCCGCATCTTTATACGCTTTTCCTGGTAGTACTGGGATGGGGTATTTTTACAGCCAACCAACCGGGTGCGCCGCTGGGGCTTCTGATGCAGAAACTTTTTGTGCCCCAGAGCGGAATTTCTTCGATTTATTATCTTCGCAATTACGGCGTATTCTTGCTTCTTGGCTGTCTATGCTCTTCTACAGTGCCCCGCAGGCTATGGCATAAAATTGGTCGCTGGATGCCTCTTAAAGTGGTGCTCTTTGCGGGGCTGACGGTACTGTGCATTGCGTATGTGGTGGCGGCAACCAATTCCACGGCTCTGTATGCCAATTTCTGA